In Acanthopagrus latus isolate v.2019 chromosome 6, fAcaLat1.1, whole genome shotgun sequence, the genomic window CTTCATGGTCGGAGTACGGGAATGGATGGTCAGGGACGGAGCCTTTGGTGGTTGACATGAAATCACAATAAATGTCTGCTTTGGAAGAACCCTGggagtttaaaaagaaaagagaagaaaaacagggaaatgtGATGACTTCAACATCTTGCTGTGAACATGAGGGAATACAAATTTAGCACGTGTGACGACACAAAGCTTTCACCCACCTTGAAGAGGATGTAGTCGATTCGAATTCCCTTCTTGAAGGGACTGAGCTCCTTTTGACTGATAAAAGGGTTGTCAGCTATTAGAGTCATACCATTCTCACATCCCTGCAACAGAAGATTGTTTGGaacatttattaaagaaaaaaacaagttaaaaaggaaaatgcacGTTTTCATCTACACAGCttggttgttgttttcacagtctCGACCATTATATCTGACAGCCTAATTCTTGAGATACTGCGCAACAATGACACTGCTGGATACAGCCTGACAGTTTTTTCACTACTTCCTGACAACTGATGTCGCAGCCAGAAACACCAGACATCAAGGGAATGATCATCCTGCTTTTACATCcacatgaatgaaaagaatGTGGTTCACTCGGGGGACTCGTTTTAAACATGCCAGACTGCTTGCTATATGTGCTGGTGTCGAGCTGTCTACCACTGAACAGCATTCTTCTCGTTACTTACATCAAATTTAGCGGTCTCTGAATAAGAGTCTCGGAGTCCAGTGGAAGTCCTCAGTAGTCTGTTACCGAGGTCCTGAGGGTGCATGTTGAGGTCGCCACCTaaaatgaccaaatctgctcCAGCAGAGGTGTGGCTGAgaggcacagaaaaaaaatcatcattacCAGAGACACAATATAATATTGAGACAAAACGTTACTGAGTTTACAATTtagaattgttgtgtttttgttaccctaagtgttttacattttcagaggGACCTCTTCTACAAAGTCTGCCATGGTTCTACAGAAGCCTGGAAAGTCAAATCAAACTCTCTAGTGAgggtttttaacatttttagctGCCACAATAAGGAAGGGCGAGATGAGGGTGTGAGATGAGGATCTGTGTTCAATCTGCAacttcaccactagatgccactaaatcccaCACACTGCATCTTTAACAATGACAAACACTAACACCAACTGACAACAGGCCAGATATGCAAATATACACCAACGTAAACAAATATTGCATTTACTGCTACACTTTATGTGCAGAATAAACAGGCAAAGACAGAGTACCGGatgaactgctgcagctcccaCGCCTGAACCACTCTGTGAGGTAGATAAGAATCCTTGTCTCTGCAGTACTCTGCATGCAGCTAAAATGAATGCACAGGGACACAGAAGGCTGATCAGTaactgtatataatatatactgATTATGGATGAGAGCTGATGTTGGGAAACCTTACATGAGTAACATAGATGTTTGCAGTCAGGCTGCCAATGTTTAAGATGGCCAAACCAACAGCTTTACCTCCGAACCAGTCTCCATGGTGAGCCTggatattatgaaaaacacaaaaggttaTTGAGAGAATAAGGAGGGAGGTTgtaacactaacacacacatatacatccAGTCTGAGGGTGAGGTGTGTACGGGACTGGCTTCTGACTGTACTGCTGACTTGCTAACTCTATAAGAGCCTAAAGTGCAGCTTGAGATCCGCTGACAGGTCTCTATTAATAATTCCCAGGTCAAGAATAAAAACCAGAGGAGATCTGGCCTTTACAGTCAGTGCAGCTCGAGTCTGGGACGACCTGCTGAAGGAAACTGGGTAGCTAACCGTTTatctttgtttaaaacattttaaccctttaaaaacacatgattttaaaatagcttttattttcatctgttcaGTTGCTTTAATTTTAATGATGTCGCTGCACCTTGCATCTCTTGAATAAAGTTGTATGATCCAAGTTGAGGAAATACTATTtggcagttttgttttgtatgtatatatttgtaatGTGTACTATGCAAAACACTTCTTTATGAGTCTCTGGCTCTCGGGACTTACCATGTAGGGATACCCATTCAGTGAGTAGCGATAAAGAAATGTGTCATGGATTCTGTATTTGGTGTAAATAGCCAGTCCACTGCCAATGACTCCACTGCAGAACGACAGGAACAGGAATGTGAATATAAGTTGTACATTCCACActaaacagcagcttcagcagtcAGATTCTTGCTTAATGAAATAACTCACATCCCTATGATAAGTACATGTTATCTGTCATAGATGTAAGAACTTATCTACTAGAGTTGACATTTTTGTAAGAAGCAAAGAGGATTACAGAGGTTGAACCCTTGATTAATCTCAGTCTTATGCTTTGGTATGGAGGTCAACAAAGAATTAAACTTCAGATGTTAATCCTTATAGGTAAGGCCTAAGCTTCAGTCAAATTTTGCAGACTGATCAAAGTCATGAAGGTACATTTTTCTGACAGTAAGGCACTTCAGGAGCCTTTTGAAGACAACTTGATCATTACTTTTAATCGTAGATTGGGTACATAACATGTttgcacagcaaaaaaaaagttaccttTTGAAGTAATGAGAGTGAGGATGAGTCGAGGCAAGCTTCTGCTTCAAGGAGAGAAAGTCTTTCTCACTCCAAACCTGGAAAGAAAATTGATATGTCACTTATCTTTTTGCATAATTTTCATTGTTCATATGAATTTACAATAAGATTAATTACTTAAGGTTGGTCTTCATTGCAGAAAATACCTAAACTAACTAAACACACAAtctaaaaaaaagcaatcagaTTAGTGACTCTGCAAGTTTATGACAAGATGGCTTCCACCAACCTCTTGCAGTAAGACAATATCATGCTGTTCCTTGCACAACAAATCTCCAATCATAGCATAGCGCTGAGGACAGTGTTTGCTGAGGTAGCGGATccccctgaaaaacaaacagagagcatGGACGATgggtgtttgcatgtgttttcatCCATGTATAAGGAAGacataaaaaatgcattagGAGACACTGCAAACCACAGTCACTGACCAGCAGTTCAGAGAGAAGACTCGGAGACCGACAGAGTCTGTGTTAGCCATGCTGACAGATCAGTAGATGTAATGATGGAGTGTCAGAGCAGGTGAGATGACTGGGACAGCTCCTGGCGTGACACATAAAAGCAATTGTTAGAGATTGATTTCTATGGTCTATTCCCAGATGAACACTTTAGGTTAGGAGAGTAATTCAGCAAGGAAACTTGTAGATCAaggtcaaatacacaaaaattAATTGAATTTATACACCATAAACTTTATGAACCAAAAAGGCACACACTCACGAGTCTCAGACATATGTttacaacataaataaacatttaaaaactgcacaGCAAGCACTAAAATTGCAGACCAAGCAGATGGAGGCCTGACTTCAGTTC contains:
- the smpd2b gene encoding sphingomyelin phosphodiesterase 2, with amino-acid sequence MANTDSVGLRVFSLNCWGIRYLSKHCPQRYAMIGDLLCKEQHDIVLLQEVWSEKDFLSLKQKLASTHPHSHYFKSGVIGSGLAIYTKYRIHDTFLYRYSLNGYPYMAHHGDWFGGKAVGLAILNIGSLTANIYVTHLHAEYCRDKDSYLPHRVVQAWELQQFIRHTSAGADLVILGGDLNMHPQDLGNRLLRTSTGLRDSYSETAKFDGCENGMTLIADNPFISQKELSPFKKGIRIDYILFKGSSKADIYCDFMSTTKGSVPDHPFPYSDHEALTAELRLETRTRTEAENDRKAISQDAAAEKLAELVDIVTEARTEVKVGLHCAERMRYTATRTGVMGLALLFLELAIAAVPWLALGAEQPFPRTSFYMLAALCVAILVTTFLLYIFYTMELKSLQGAEDQMRLAVGSLQERLRGFPLAQPHSSQRRPPEGLEPTAFDPEE